The genome window TCCGAAGGTGAAGCCCTCGATGACGTTGCCCTTGAAGAAGGTGTAGCCGAGGGACCAGCCCATCGGTACCAGCATCACCAGGGTGTACACCAACAGCGCCGGACCCAGCAGGACGGCGATGGCACGGCGGTCTCCCAGAACTGAACGCATGACGGCTCTCTCACGAAGGGGTTGGTGCGAATCACGGTGGGCCCGGAGGGGTCAGCCGTTGTCGAGGTCTGTCTGGACCTTCGTCATGAAGTCCTTGGCCGAGATGGCTCCGGTGACGAGGGGCGCGGCGTTCGTCTGGCTGGTCTCGGTCGCCTTCGTGTTGAAGAGCGCCTCGAACCACAGGGTGCTGGTGCTGGTCTTGGTGATGGTGTCCTGGACCGTCCGGGTGAGCGGGGGCAGGGTGCCGGTGTCGCCGTTGGGCTTGAACCCGGAGACGGTGCCCTGGTCCTTGAGTGAGGCGGCGCCGTAGTTCTTGGTGATGCAGGAGAGCCAGTCGCCGACCTTGGGGGTGTACGACTTGGCGGAGACGGCGACGGGGAGGCCGACGTTGGCCGGGATCTGGTCCGCGCTGCCCTTGCCGCCCGCGACGGTCGGGAACGGCATGAAGCCGACGTTGTCCACGCCGATCCTGTTCTTCGTCTTGTCGTTGAAGTCGCCGAGCTCCCAGCTTCCCATGTAGAACATGGCGGCCTTGCCGGTCAGGAACTGCTGCACCGCGGTGTCGTAGTCGATCGATCCGACGCCCTTGCCGAAGTAGCCGGCCTTGCCCAGGTCGGCGATGGCCTGCGCGGCCTTCACATAGGCGGGGTCGGTCAGCTTGGCCTTGCCGTCCGCCACCGCCTGCAAGGCGTCCGGGCCCAGCTCACGGTAGAGGTAGCCGCTGACGAGACGGGTGAGGGGCCAGCCGTCCTTGCCGTCGGCGGCGAACGGGGTGACACCGGCGCCCTTGAACTTCGCGGCTGCCGCGACCAGTTGGTCGTAGGTCGTCGGGAGGGCTATGCGGTGGTCGGCGAAGAGCTTCTTGTTGTACCAGATGCCCTCGATGTTGAACTGGTAGGGCATGACGTTGAACTTGCCGTACAGGTTCTCGACGGTCTTGACGGCGGCCGGCT of Streptomyces cynarae contains these proteins:
- a CDS encoding ABC transporter substrate-binding protein; this translates as MHKTLRTRRIALLATAATTSLLLSACGGGSVSGSDVKAFTLTINDDNHIVQQELTALGKGSCAAQNKALPLKIQTLPIGNVDQKVQLLAGQNALPVQFAAGGTPQLTKTLDKAGQVLDLEKTLKDLGVWNDIQPAAVKTVENLYGKFNVMPYQFNIEGIWYNKKLFADHRIALPTTYDQLVAAAAKFKGAGVTPFAADGKDGWPLTRLVSGYLYRELGPDALQAVADGKAKLTDPAYVKAAQAIADLGKAGYFGKGVGSIDYDTAVQQFLTGKAAMFYMGSWELGDFNDKTKNRIGVDNVGFMPFPTVAGGKGSADQIPANVGLPVAVSAKSYTPKVGDWLSCITKNYGAASLKDQGTVSGFKPNGDTGTLPPLTRTVQDTITKTSTSTLWFEALFNTKATETSQTNAAPLVTGAISAKDFMTKVQTDLDNG